Proteins from one Longimicrobium terrae genomic window:
- a CDS encoding pinensin family lanthipeptide, producing MKKLKLDDLAVDSFETAPDAPLRGTVMAHVTTGNQIICECSYDIGSCDYTCPDTCANSCGGGCGGGGTALCTREQTCATGHQIICECGG from the coding sequence ATGAAGAAGCTCAAGCTGGACGACCTGGCCGTCGACTCGTTCGAGACCGCGCCGGATGCACCCCTTCGCGGCACCGTCATGGCCCACGTTACCACCGGCAACCAGATCATCTGCGAGTGTTCGTACGACATCGGGTCGTGCGACTACACCTGTCCCGACACCTGCGCCAATTCGTGCGGCGGCGGATGCGGGGGCGGCGGCACGGCGCTCTGCACGCGCGAGCAGACCTGCGCCACCGGCCACCAGATCATCTGCGAGTGCGGCGGCTGA